The Desulfobaccales bacterium nucleotide sequence TTTGGTCTCCACCCTCATCATGGGCGGCCTCTTCCTGGCTCTGAGGCACATCGTCAAGCAGGCCGAGGTGATCATGGAGCGCCGCCAAGCGGAGCAGCGGGCTCTGGAGGCCCAGCTCCACCAGGCCGAACGCCTGGCGGCCTTAGGCGAGATGACCGCCGGCGTGGCCCACGAAATCCGCAATCCCCTGGGGATCATCAGCTCCACCGCCGAGCTCCTGCACCAGCGCCTCAGCCGCTACGAGCCCGGCAACCGCCTGGCCCAGATCATCGTGGAGGAGGCTACCCGCCTCAACAACAAGGTGACGGAATTTCTGGACTTCGCCCGGCCCCGCATCCCCAACCTGCAGCCGGTGGACCTGGAAAAGGTCCTGGAGCGCAGCCTCGAGTTCCTGGAGCCGGAAATCCAGCGCCTCAACATCCGGGTGGCCCGGCACTACCAGATGAACGGCCGGCCCCAGGTGGCGGATCCGGAGCTGCTGCACCAGGCCTTTCTCAACCTCCTGATCAACGCCCTGCAGGCCATGCCCCAGGGCGGGGAGCTGAGGGTGAGTCTCACCCCCGGCGCCGACGGCGGCAGCCACATACGGGTGGAGGATACCGGCGAAGGCATCGAACCTGAACGCTTAAAGAAAATCTTCAATCCCTTCTTCACCACCAAGGAAAAGGGGAGCGGCCTGGGGCTGCCCATCGTCAAAAGCATCGTGGACAGTCATCAGGGGGAGATCCGGGTGGAGAGCGAGCCCGGCCGGGGCACCGCGGTGATCATCCACCTGCCCCCCCTGGCAGGCTGAGCTTTCGGGAGCCCTCAGGGGGAGGGGCCACAGGCCTGCAGGCCATCTGTCCCTCTTGCATAACTATCGGGGTGCGAGGAGAACTCGGATGAGGACAGGGAAGCCAGGCTTCCCTCAGTTCATCCTCACTCCCCTGAATTGATGTAAAGGAGTTGCATGGACACCATCCTGGTCGTGGATGACGAGGCCAACTACCTCACGGTGATGGAGGCCCTGCTGGGCGAGGCGGGCTATGAGACCCTCACCGCGGCCAGCGGCGCCGACGCCCTCAAGGTGGCGGCC carries:
- a CDS encoding ATP-binding protein codes for the protein MAKDTPKNPARRVASWWTRQQDLETFRLARFFSLTSFVVIVLSTALLTLLLAHRAQQMALKKSQDYLKLLAANLNHQVFQQFLLPTAILRQGNVRVAEPDQYQLLDQVVRNTIHGFHVEKLALYDEVGFLAYSTVPAELGKDCFEVVGVRQALFGEEHFELPGRHLLWAILARLSHSEARLTGYFPFRLEGKDTQDAGAVVGVFEITQNITKDLAEISRFQLIILLVSTLIMGGLFLALRHIVKQAEVIMERRQAEQRALEAQLHQAERLAALGEMTAGVAHEIRNPLGIISSTAELLHQRLSRYEPGNRLAQIIVEEATRLNNKVTEFLDFARPRIPNLQPVDLEKVLERSLEFLEPEIQRLNIRVARHYQMNGRPQVADPELLHQAFLNLLINALQAMPQGGELRVSLTPGADGGSHIRVEDTGEGIEPERLKKIFNPFFTTKEKGSGLGLPIVKSIVDSHQGEIRVESEPGRGTAVIIHLPPLAG